The following DNA comes from Verrucomicrobiia bacterium.
TCGTTGTCGTTCTCTGCCCGGGGCGGCATTTGCCGCCAGGTCTCACGCGGGAGACTTCCGCAATCGCTCCCTCGGCCCGGTGTCCTCTTTCTTCGGGTCTTCCGGACACTTCAAGTGCCGGGCCGGATCCTCATGGGTCAGAGGCCGGGGCCCACCCTTGGCCCCGATAGGTTGAAATCACTCGCGAGTCCGCCGTCCGGCGCTTCGCGAGGGTGCGGCTTTAAGCCGCCATGGTATTCGGATTGGAGCTGGATTTCAAGAGCGAACGCAGGGGGTGTTGCCTGCATTTTGTACTGGGTTTATCGGCATGTTCACGATTGGATGGAGGGGTTAAATCCCGTTTCCTGTCCCAAGGTCTTTCCGTTCCAGCTTCCGTCAATTCGTGTTCGGTCTTCGTCTCCTTTCCTGGATTTGTTCCGGATCCGGGCCGGTTTTGGGCCGGACCACGTCTCCGGGATATTACCTATAAGATAGCACAACTCCCTTCCGGACTGAAGAAACCTTGGTCAGAACCCGATCTCTCTTTTGGAACTCTTCTTTTATAAGGTAAAATTAGCTTATGAAACCTAAACCTGTTTTCGGGCTCGTTTGTACCGGCGGGGGCGCTCACGGCGCCTACCAGGTGGGCGTGCTCAAATACATCCACGAGAGATTCTCGCACCAGGAACGCAGCCCTTTCCAGATCTTCACGGGCTGCTCCTGCGGCTCGCTGAACACCAGCTTTTACGCGGCGCAGGCGCTGGACGCGCGCAAAAGCCGCCTGTGGCTCGAAGAACTGTGGATGGGCTTCCACATCCCGAGTTATCACGGCAACATGCTGAAAAACGCCTTCCTGCTCTTCTGCCGCGAGAAACTGCGGGCGAAAGAGGATCGCCATGCGACCTGGTGCCTGCTGGACCCTAAGCCCATGCTGAACGTCATCCGTAACGGCTTTGTCCGTGCCCACCTGGAAAAGGCCATGGCGGAAAAAGCCACGCTCGGCATCGGCGTCGTCGCGACGGAGCTTGTTTCCGGCCGGTGCTGCTGGTTCCTGGAAGGTCCGCATGCCATCAGCTGGAACATCTTCCATTCGCTGGCCAAGGTGGAAAAAATCACCGTGCCTCACATCGCAGCCAGCTGCAGCGTTCCGATCTTCATGCCGCCGGTACGCGTCGGCGACCGCTACTTTCTCGACGGCTCTGTCAACCTCGACCGCCCGCTCAGCGCGGCCATTTCCATGGGCGCCACGCGCATCCTGACCATTGCGACCGATAAGCCGTACCCGGACGAATTGCCGTCTTATTCCCCGTCTTTCCGGCCGCGCATTTCCAACGTGATCCGCATGCTGCTCAACCGCCTGAGCAAAGACGCGGCCACCGACGAGGCCATCCAGATCGAGGCCTTCAACCAGTTCTACCACGACCTCTCCCGCAAAAACCGGCGCCTGGAAAAAGGCCTGGACCGCCTTCCCCTCTTCCACGAAGAGGCCATGCCGTCGCATTACCGCCCCACCGAAATTCTGCAGCTCCATCCTTCCAAGCGCATCAAGCAGACTTCCGTGGATGCCATCTACGGACACGGCGAGCAGGTCAAGCGCCGCCACACGCGCTTCATGTTCCACGAAAAATTCATCCGCGAGCTGATCCATCTCGGATACGAAGACGCCAAGGCGCAGCACGAAAAGCTGACAGCGTTTTTCCTCGGGGACGGCGTGAACGGCAGGCGGTGGTTTTCTTTCCTGAAAAAAGGCGAGTCTTAAAAGACCCGGTTGAAGATCCAGGCGGTCAGGATGACTTGCGGCAGGATCACGGCGGGCATCCCCAGCGCGGTCCGCGGCCCCAGATTTTTCCAAAGCCCATGGGGACAGGTCCAAGGACCTGTCCCCGTCCATGCAACGTATGGTAGGCCCGGCTGGAATCGAACCAGCGACCCTCAGCTTAGAAGGCTGATGCTCTATCCAACTGAGCTACGGGCCCAAAAAACAAAGTTTTTTGGGCTTCTCCGTGCGCGATTTCCTTAATCGCGACGGAGCCGTACTTGCGCAACTGGCGCAAGTGCGGCCCAATAAATCAATTCCGGCTTCCCCGCGAGGCTTTCCTCAAGCCGAGACGGGGCGAACTATAAATTTAAAGACCTATTCGATAAGCGCGCGTGGTCTTGGGAATAGGCCGAGAAATTGCTTAGTATAATTAAGGAAAGGCTGTTAACGCAAGAACTCAGGCAGGACCCTATCTCGCCGCAGCATTGCCCTTGGTATACACCCCAACGAGCTCCGCTTTTCCAAGCACATGCCCTTCCATCGCTTTCAGGACATTGTCACGCGAAGCACCCGCGGGCAGCTCGAGCGGGGCGTCCAGCGCGAAAAGCTTGAAGTAGTAGCGGTGAGAACCCGACGGCGGCGACGGTCCGTCGTAGCCCGCGCTTCCGAAATCGTTGGTGCCGTGCACGCCCCCAAAGGCGGGCTTTTGATCGCGCGCGACGTTTTCCGGGACCGCGTCGAGCGAGGCCGGAAGATTGAAGAGCACCCAGTGGCTCCAGGTCCTGGCCGGCGCATCCGGATCTTCACAGAGAAGCACGAAGCCGGCCGTGCCTTGCGGCACCCCGGACCAGGCAAGAGGCGGCGATGCATTGGCGCCTTCGCGGGTGAATTTCCTGGGCATCGCTGAACAATGGGTGAACGCCTTACTGACGAGAGCGAGCGGCATGTCAGCTTTCCAGGCGGGGCGAATACAGCACGATGCGGTTTTTTCCCGAGGTCTTGGCTTTGTAGAGCGCGAGGTCGGCCTTTTTGATCAGGTCGTCCGGCCTTTCGGCATCCGCGGGAAAGGAAGCAATGCCCAGCGAGACCGTGACCTTGAGCGGCTCACCGTGCAATCCGGG
Coding sequences within:
- a CDS encoding patatin-like phospholipase family protein → MKPKPVFGLVCTGGGAHGAYQVGVLKYIHERFSHQERSPFQIFTGCSCGSLNTSFYAAQALDARKSRLWLEELWMGFHIPSYHGNMLKNAFLLFCREKLRAKEDRHATWCLLDPKPMLNVIRNGFVRAHLEKAMAEKATLGIGVVATELVSGRCCWFLEGPHAISWNIFHSLAKVEKITVPHIAASCSVPIFMPPVRVGDRYFLDGSVNLDRPLSAAISMGATRILTIATDKPYPDELPSYSPSFRPRISNVIRMLLNRLSKDAATDEAIQIEAFNQFYHDLSRKNRRLEKGLDRLPLFHEEAMPSHYRPTEILQLHPSKRIKQTSVDAIYGHGEQVKRRHTRFMFHEKFIRELIHLGYEDAKAQHEKLTAFFLGDGVNGRRWFSFLKKGES
- a CDS encoding YbhB/YbcL family Raf kinase inhibitor-like protein, which codes for MPLALVSKAFTHCSAMPRKFTREGANASPPLAWSGVPQGTAGFVLLCEDPDAPARTWSHWVLFNLPASLDAVPENVARDQKPAFGGVHGTNDFGSAGYDGPSPPSGSHRYYFKLFALDAPLELPAGASRDNVLKAMEGHVLGKAELVGVYTKGNAAAR